A genome region from Pseudomonas anguilliseptica includes the following:
- a CDS encoding sigma-54-dependent transcriptional regulator gives MPHILIVEDETIIRSALRRLLERNQYEVSEAGSVQEAQERFSIPSFDLIVSDLRLPGAPGTELIKLGQGTPVLIMTSYASLRSAVDSMKMGAVDYIAKPFDHDEMLQAVARILRDHQQAKSPPAPATSTAKASADKVVDNSNGEIGIIGSCAAMQEMYSKIRKVAPTDSNVLIQGESGTGKELVARALHNLSRRAKAPLISVNCAAIPESLIESELFGHEKGAFTGASAGRAGLVEAADGGTLFLDEIGELPLEAQARLLRVLQEGEIRRVGSVQSQKVDVRLIAATHRDLKTLSKIGQFREDLYYRLHVIALKLPPLRERGADVIEIARAFLIRQSTRQGRLDLSFASDAEQAIRQYPWPGNVRELENAIERAVILCEGNSISAELLGIDIELDDLEDDFTGLPAQSGGLGHEPSEPTEDLSLEDYFQHFVLEHQDHMTETELARKLGISRKCLWERRQRLGIPRRKSSGATAG, from the coding sequence ATGCCTCATATTTTGATCGTCGAAGACGAAACCATTATCCGCTCAGCCTTGCGTCGCCTGCTGGAACGTAACCAATACGAAGTCAGCGAAGCCGGCTCGGTGCAGGAAGCGCAAGAACGCTTCAGCATTCCCAGCTTCGACCTGATTGTCAGCGACCTGCGCCTACCCGGCGCACCCGGCACCGAGTTGATCAAGCTCGGCCAGGGCACGCCGGTGCTGATCATGACCAGTTACGCCAGCCTGCGCTCGGCGGTCGACTCGATGAAGATGGGCGCGGTCGACTACATCGCCAAACCCTTCGACCACGACGAAATGCTCCAGGCCGTGGCGCGCATCCTGCGCGATCACCAACAGGCCAAGAGCCCGCCAGCACCCGCAACCAGCACGGCAAAAGCCAGCGCCGACAAGGTGGTGGACAACAGCAATGGCGAAATCGGCATCATCGGCTCCTGCGCCGCCATGCAGGAGATGTACAGCAAGATTCGCAAGGTCGCGCCCACTGACTCCAACGTGCTGATTCAGGGCGAGTCCGGCACCGGTAAAGAGCTGGTCGCCCGCGCCCTGCACAACCTCTCGCGTCGCGCCAAAGCGCCGCTGATTTCGGTGAACTGCGCCGCCATCCCGGAATCGCTGATCGAGTCCGAACTGTTTGGCCACGAGAAAGGTGCCTTTACCGGCGCCAGCGCCGGCCGTGCAGGCCTGGTGGAAGCCGCCGATGGCGGTACCCTGTTCCTCGATGAAATTGGCGAGCTGCCCCTGGAAGCTCAAGCGCGTCTGTTACGCGTGTTGCAGGAGGGTGAGATTCGCCGGGTTGGTTCGGTGCAATCGCAGAAGGTCGATGTACGCCTGATCGCCGCGACCCACCGCGACCTGAAAACCCTGTCGAAGATCGGCCAGTTCCGTGAAGACCTGTATTACCGCCTGCACGTGATAGCCCTGAAACTGCCACCGCTGCGTGAGCGCGGGGCGGACGTGATCGAAATCGCCCGCGCCTTCCTGATCCGTCAGAGCACTCGCCAGGGTCGCCTCGACCTGAGCTTTGCCAGCGACGCCGAACAGGCCATCCGCCAATACCCCTGGCCGGGCAACGTGCGCGAACTGGAGAATGCCATCGAGCGCGCGGTAATCCTCTGCGAAGGCAACAGCATCTCAGCCGAACTGCTGGGCATCGATATCGAGCTGGATGACCTGGAAGACGATTTCACTGGTCTGCCCGCGCAAAGCGGCGGCCTGGGGCATGAACCGAGCGAACCGACCGAAGACCTGTCACTGGAAGACTACTTTCAGCACTTCGTACTGGAACACCAGGACCATATGACCGAGACCGAACTGGCACGCAAACTCGGTATCAGCCGCAAGTGCTTGTGGGAACGCCGCCAGCGCCTGGGCATTCCACGGCGCAAATCCTCGGGCGCAACCGCAGGCTAG
- a CDS encoding polynucleotide adenylyltransferase PcnB codes for MLKKLFKSFRTPIRRGKHSHSTPEVLSRSQHPIERGEISRYAISVVERLQQAGYQAYLVGGCVRDLLLDIDPKDFDVATSATPEQVRAEFRNARVIGRRFKLVHVHFGREIIEVATFRANHPEGDEEENSNLSSRNESGRILRDNVYGSLEDDAQRRDFTINALYYDPSTERILDYANGVHDIRNHLIRLIGDPTQRYQEDPVRMLRAVRFAAKLDFDIEKHSAAPIYKLAPLLGGIPAARLFDEVLKLFLAGYAVYTYELLVDYGLFGQLFPASAEALKLNPDYTDQLIRNALDNTDLRIHQGKTVTPAFLLAALLWPALPARVIKLQDRGMPPIPAMQEAAHELISEQCQRIAVPKRFTMPIREIWDMQERLPRRSGKRADMLLENPRFRAGYDFLLLRESAGEQTGGLGDWWTRYQDVSDSERRNMIRDLSSKDDGPGAPRKRKRSNNKRKRGPASDTASPAASE; via the coding sequence ATGCTGAAAAAGCTGTTCAAGTCCTTTCGTACCCCCATCCGCCGTGGCAAACACTCGCACAGCACGCCCGAAGTGTTGAGCCGCAGCCAGCACCCTATCGAGCGCGGTGAAATCAGCCGCTACGCCATCAGCGTGGTCGAACGTCTGCAACAGGCCGGCTACCAGGCGTATCTGGTCGGTGGTTGCGTGCGCGACCTGCTGCTGGATATCGACCCCAAGGATTTCGACGTGGCCACCAGCGCCACACCGGAACAGGTGCGTGCCGAGTTCCGTAACGCCCGGGTAATTGGTCGGCGCTTCAAGCTGGTCCACGTGCATTTCGGCCGCGAGATCATCGAAGTCGCGACCTTCCGCGCCAATCACCCCGAAGGTGATGAAGAAGAGAACAGCAACCTGTCCTCACGCAACGAGAGCGGCCGCATCCTGCGCGACAACGTGTATGGCAGCCTGGAAGACGATGCCCAGCGCCGCGACTTCACCATCAATGCGCTGTATTACGACCCGAGCACCGAGCGCATTCTCGACTACGCCAATGGCGTGCACGACATTCGCAATCACCTGATCCGCCTGATCGGTGACCCAACCCAGCGCTACCAGGAAGACCCGGTGCGTATGCTGCGCGCAGTGCGTTTCGCCGCAAAACTGGATTTCGACATCGAAAAACACAGTGCAGCGCCGATCTACAAACTGGCTCCGCTGCTCGGCGGCATCCCCGCCGCACGCCTGTTTGATGAAGTGCTCAAGCTGTTTCTCGCCGGCTACGCGGTGTACACCTACGAGCTGCTGGTGGATTACGGGCTGTTCGGCCAGCTGTTCCCGGCCAGCGCCGAGGCGCTGAAACTCAACCCGGACTACACCGACCAGTTGATCCGTAACGCGCTGGACAACACCGATCTACGTATTCATCAGGGCAAGACTGTTACTCCGGCCTTCCTCCTTGCGGCGCTACTCTGGCCAGCCCTGCCGGCCCGCGTGATCAAGCTGCAGGATCGAGGCATGCCGCCAATCCCAGCCATGCAGGAAGCTGCTCACGAGCTGATCAGCGAGCAATGCCAGCGCATCGCCGTACCCAAACGCTTCACCATGCCGATCCGCGAAATCTGGGATATGCAGGAACGCCTGCCACGCCGCAGCGGCAAACGTGCCGACATGCTGCTGGAAAATCCACGCTTTCGCGCCGGTTACGACTTCCTGCTGCTGCGTGAAAGCGCTGGCGAGCAAACCGGCGGCCTCGGCGACTGGTGGACCCGCTATCAGGACGTCAGCGACAGCGAGCGGCGCAATATGATCCGCGACCTCAGCAGCAAGGACGACGGCCCCGGCGCGCCGCGCAAACGCAAGCGCAGCAACAACAAGCGCAAACGCGGCCCCGCCAGTGACACCGCCAGCCCCGCCGCGAGTGAATAA
- the folK gene encoding 2-amino-4-hydroxy-6-hydroxymethyldihydropteridine diphosphokinase — MERVYIGLGSNLATPLEQLRSALAALAALPHTSLAAQSSFYASDPLGPADQPRYVNAVAALDTELSPLVLLDALQTIELEQGRTRKAERWGSRTLDLDILLFGERQLDEPRLTVPHYHMHARAFVLYPLAEIAPDLQLPDGRTLAELLDACPYRGLERLSAAELT; from the coding sequence ATGGAGCGCGTGTATATCGGCCTGGGCAGTAACCTGGCCACTCCACTCGAACAACTGCGCAGCGCCCTGGCCGCACTGGCCGCACTGCCACACACAAGCCTGGCCGCCCAATCATCTTTCTATGCCAGCGACCCACTAGGCCCTGCGGATCAGCCGCGCTACGTCAATGCCGTCGCTGCGCTGGATACCGAACTCAGTCCGCTGGTCCTGCTCGATGCGCTGCAAACCATCGAGCTGGAACAGGGCCGCACGCGCAAGGCCGAACGCTGGGGGTCACGCACCCTCGATCTGGATATCCTGCTGTTCGGTGAACGCCAGCTGGATGAGCCACGCCTGACCGTGCCGCACTACCATATGCACGCCCGTGCTTTTGTCCTCTACCCGCTGGCCGAGATCGCCCCTGACCTACAGCTGCCGGATGGCCGAACACTGGCTGAGCTGCTTGATGCCTGCCCTTACAGAGGACTGGAGCGCCTCAGCGCAGCAGAGCTGACCTGA
- the panB gene encoding 3-methyl-2-oxobutanoate hydroxymethyltransferase, producing the protein MPDVTLTTLQSLKQSGEKIAMLTCYDATFAQTACQAGVDVLLVGDSLGMVLQGHDSTLPVTVAEMAYHTASVKRGNQGALILADLPFMAYATLEQALNNSAALMQAGAHMVKLEGAAWLAEPIRQLAERGVPVCAHLGLTPQAVNILGGYKVQGRQEAQARQMRADAMALEQAGAAMLLLECVPSELAAEISQAVKIPVIGIGAGAATDGQVLVLHDMLGLSLSGRTPKFVKNFMAGQSSIQNAISAYVKAVKDQSFPAVEHGFSA; encoded by the coding sequence ATGCCTGATGTAACCCTGACCACCCTGCAAAGCCTCAAGCAGAGCGGCGAGAAAATCGCCATGCTGACCTGCTATGACGCCACGTTCGCCCAGACGGCCTGCCAGGCCGGTGTCGATGTGCTGCTGGTGGGCGATTCCCTCGGCATGGTCTTGCAAGGCCATGACAGCACGCTGCCCGTCACGGTCGCCGAAATGGCGTACCACACCGCCAGCGTCAAACGTGGCAACCAGGGCGCGCTGATTCTCGCCGACCTGCCCTTCATGGCCTACGCCACCCTTGAGCAAGCCCTGAACAACAGCGCTGCATTGATGCAGGCCGGCGCCCACATGGTCAAGCTGGAAGGTGCAGCCTGGCTGGCTGAGCCGATTCGCCAACTGGCCGAACGCGGCGTACCGGTCTGTGCCCATCTGGGCTTGACCCCGCAGGCGGTGAATATCCTTGGTGGTTATAAAGTTCAGGGCCGCCAGGAAGCTCAGGCACGGCAGATGCGTGCCGATGCCATGGCCCTGGAGCAAGCCGGTGCCGCCATGCTATTGCTCGAATGCGTGCCCAGCGAGCTGGCTGCCGAAATCAGCCAGGCGGTGAAAATCCCGGTGATCGGCATTGGCGCAGGTGCAGCCACCGACGGCCAGGTACTAGTGCTGCACGACATGCTTGGGCTATCGCTGAGCGGCCGCACGCCGAAGTTCGTGAAAAATTTCATGGCCGGCCAGAGCAGCATCCAGAACGCCATCAGCGCCTACGTCAAAGCGGTCAAAGACCAGAGCTTCCCAGCAGTCGAACACGGATTTTCTGCATGA
- the panC gene encoding pantoate--beta-alanine ligase, protein MNTVKSVRELRAAVAQARAEGKQIAFVPTMGNLHAGHAALVEKAAQRADFVVASIFVNPLQFGPSEDLDKYPRTLLADQEKLVEAGCHLLFTPDVEEIYPHGMDGQTRVSVPGVSEGLCGASRPGHFEGVATVVSKLFNMVQPDLAIFGQKDFQQLAVIRTLVRDLNMPIQIIGEPTVRAEDGLALSSRNGYLTAEQREVAPVLYRSLQEIAAAIRAGDRDYATLVAAAQQQHSAAGFRPDYLEVREANSLSPASADDRQLVILVAAFIGSTRLIDNLAFDLDTPG, encoded by the coding sequence ATGAACACAGTGAAAAGCGTGCGCGAGTTGCGCGCCGCTGTCGCCCAGGCCCGCGCCGAAGGCAAACAGATCGCCTTCGTCCCGACCATGGGCAATCTCCACGCCGGTCACGCCGCACTGGTGGAGAAAGCCGCCCAGCGCGCGGACTTCGTGGTCGCCAGCATCTTCGTCAATCCGTTGCAGTTCGGCCCCAGCGAAGACCTCGACAAATACCCGCGCACCCTACTCGCCGATCAGGAAAAACTGGTCGAAGCCGGCTGCCACCTGCTGTTTACTCCCGATGTCGAGGAAATCTACCCGCATGGCATGGACGGCCAGACCCGCGTCAGCGTGCCAGGCGTATCCGAAGGCTTGTGTGGCGCCAGTCGCCCAGGGCACTTCGAAGGCGTCGCCACTGTGGTGAGCAAGCTGTTCAATATGGTGCAGCCTGACCTGGCAATTTTCGGCCAGAAGGATTTCCAGCAACTGGCGGTGATCCGCACCCTGGTGCGCGACCTGAATATGCCGATCCAGATTATCGGCGAGCCGACCGTACGCGCCGAAGATGGCCTGGCGCTGTCCTCGCGCAACGGTTACCTGACTGCCGAACAGCGTGAAGTTGCGCCGGTGCTGTACCGCTCCCTACAGGAGATAGCCGCGGCGATCCGCGCCGGTGACCGCGACTACGCCACGCTGGTTGCCGCAGCACAGCAGCAACACAGCGCCGCAGGTTTTCGCCCGGATTACCTGGAAGTACGCGAAGCCAACAGCCTGAGCCCGGCCAGCGCCGATGATCGCCAGCTGGTGATTCTGGTGGCCGCCTTTATTGGCAGCACCCGACTGATCGACAACCTGGCTTTCGACCTCGATACTCCAGGCTGA
- the pgi gene encoding glucose-6-phosphate isomerase — protein MAYFQQPHDVTSLPAWQALREQREQMNDFSMREAFASDPQRFNRFSLSSCGLLLDYSKNLIDEKTLALLVQLAEQTQLQESIQALFNGDKVNASEGRAALHTALRSPIGRSLKLDGVDLIPQVHRVLHQMTELVSRVHSGLWRGYSDKPITEVVNIGIGGSFLGPQLVSEALRPFTQRGVRCHYLANIDGSEFRELTARLNPQTTLFIVSSKSFGTLETLKNALAARDWYLALGGPEAELHKHFIAVTSNQKAAIEFGIKTENIFPMWDWVGGRYSLWSAIGLPIALAIGISNFKELLAGAYAMDQHFTQAPLAENMPVLMALLGIWYGNFWGAKSQAILPYDHYLRNFTKHLQQLDMESNGKSVRQDGSPVDFSTGPVIWGGVGCNGQHAYHQLLHQGTELIPADFIVPVNSFSPLADHHQWLFANCLSQSQALMHGKTRAEAEAELRGKGLDEAEVQRLAPHKMIPGNRPSNILALNRIDPFGLGALVALYEHKVFVQSAIWGINAFDQWGVELGKELGQGVYQRLIGQLDEPASDASTQGLIQHFRERHRG, from the coding sequence ATGGCCTATTTCCAGCAGCCGCATGACGTCACCAGCCTGCCCGCCTGGCAGGCGCTGCGCGAGCAGCGCGAGCAGATGAACGACTTCAGCATGCGCGAGGCCTTTGCCAGTGATCCACAACGCTTTAACCGCTTCTCTCTGAGCAGCTGCGGCCTGCTGCTGGATTACTCGAAGAATCTGATCGACGAAAAGACCCTGGCACTGTTGGTACAACTGGCCGAACAGACCCAGTTGCAGGAATCCATTCAAGCGCTGTTCAACGGCGATAAGGTCAATGCCTCAGAGGGCCGCGCCGCACTGCACACGGCCCTGCGCAGCCCGATTGGCCGTAGCCTGAAACTCGACGGTGTCGACCTGATTCCGCAAGTACACCGTGTACTGCATCAGATGACCGAACTGGTCAGCCGCGTGCACAGCGGCCTGTGGCGTGGCTACAGCGACAAACCGATCACCGAGGTGGTGAATATCGGTATCGGCGGTTCGTTCCTCGGCCCGCAACTGGTTTCCGAAGCACTGCGGCCCTTTACCCAGCGTGGCGTGCGCTGCCATTACCTGGCCAATATCGACGGCAGTGAATTCCGCGAGCTGACCGCACGCCTGAATCCGCAAACCACCTTGTTTATCGTCTCGTCAAAATCCTTCGGCACTCTGGAAACCCTGAAAAACGCTCTGGCCGCACGCGACTGGTACCTGGCCCTGGGCGGTCCGGAAGCCGAGCTGCACAAACACTTTATTGCGGTGACCAGCAACCAGAAGGCCGCCATCGAGTTCGGTATCAAGACGGAAAACATCTTCCCGATGTGGGACTGGGTCGGCGGGCGCTACTCGCTGTGGTCGGCCATCGGCCTGCCAATTGCCCTGGCCATCGGCATCTCCAACTTCAAGGAACTGCTGGCCGGCGCCTATGCCATGGACCAGCACTTCACCCAGGCGCCGCTGGCCGAGAACATGCCGGTATTGATGGCCCTGCTGGGCATCTGGTACGGCAACTTCTGGGGCGCAAAAAGCCAGGCGATTCTGCCCTACGATCACTACCTGCGTAACTTCACCAAGCATTTGCAGCAGCTGGATATGGAATCCAACGGCAAGAGCGTGCGCCAGGATGGCAGCCCAGTGGACTTCAGCACCGGGCCGGTGATCTGGGGCGGCGTCGGCTGCAACGGTCAGCATGCCTACCACCAGTTGCTGCACCAGGGCACTGAGCTGATCCCGGCGGACTTTATCGTGCCGGTCAACAGTTTCAGCCCCCTGGCCGACCACCACCAATGGCTGTTTGCCAACTGCCTGTCGCAGAGCCAGGCACTGATGCACGGCAAAACCCGCGCCGAGGCTGAGGCCGAGCTGCGCGGCAAAGGCCTGGATGAGGCAGAAGTGCAGCGCCTGGCGCCGCACAAGATGATTCCCGGCAACCGCCCAAGCAATATCCTGGCGCTCAACCGCATCGACCCGTTCGGCCTCGGCGCGCTGGTGGCGCTGTATGAGCACAAGGTCTTCGTACAGAGCGCCATCTGGGGCATCAACGCCTTTGATCAGTGGGGTGTCGAACTGGGCAAGGAGCTCGGCCAGGGCGTCTACCAGCGTCTCATCGGTCAGCTCGATGAACCTGCCAGTGACGCCTCGACACAGGGTCTGATCCAGCACTTCCGCGAGCGTCATCGCGGCTGA
- the acs gene encoding acetate--CoA ligase yields MFEITRHPVPDAVRQRAHLDNDDYLRLYQQSVEQPETFWAEQAKAFLDWSKPWDSVQQGDLLSGSGSWFKGGQLNVSYNCIDRHLEKRGEQIALIWEGDNPAESANITYNKLHHNVSRLANVLKSRGVKKGDRVCIYMPMIPEATYAMLACTRIGAVHSVVFGGFSPDALRDRILDADCRTVITADEGVRGGKYVALKANVDKALQSCPAVSTVVVVERTQGEIDWVEGRDIWYHEALREASADCPPEPMDAEDPLFILYTSGSTGKPKGVLHSTGGYLLMAAMTHKYVFDYHEGDIYWCTADVGWVTGHSYIVYGPLANGATSLIFEGVPNYPDASRFWQVIDKHQVNIFYTAPTALRALMREGSGPVECTERTSLRLLGSVGEPINPEAWEWYYNVVGERRCPIVDTWWQTETGAILITPLPGATVLKPGSATRPFFGVQPVLLDEQGKEIEGPGAGVLAIKDSWPSQIRSVYGDHQRMIDTYLKPYPGYYFSGDGARRDEDGYYWITGRVDDVINVSGHRIGTAEVESALVLHDAVAEAAVVGYPHDLKGQGIYAFVTPMNGVEINDALKKELLALVGKEIGSFAKPELIQWAPGLPKTRSGKIMRRILRKIACNELENMGDTSTLADPTVVNGLIEQRLNR; encoded by the coding sequence ATGTTCGAAATCACCCGCCACCCCGTGCCCGATGCCGTGCGCCAACGCGCCCACTTGGACAACGACGACTACCTGCGCCTGTACCAGCAATCGGTGGAGCAACCGGAAACCTTCTGGGCCGAGCAGGCCAAGGCCTTTCTTGACTGGAGCAAACCCTGGGACAGCGTGCAACAGGGCGACCTGCTTAGCGGTTCGGGCTCGTGGTTCAAGGGCGGGCAACTAAACGTCAGTTACAACTGCATCGACCGCCACCTGGAAAAGCGCGGCGAGCAGATCGCACTGATCTGGGAAGGCGACAACCCCGCAGAATCCGCCAACATCACCTATAACAAGCTGCACCACAACGTCAGCCGCCTGGCCAACGTGCTGAAAAGCCGTGGGGTGAAAAAGGGCGACAGGGTGTGCATCTATATGCCGATGATCCCCGAGGCCACCTACGCCATGCTCGCCTGCACGCGCATCGGTGCCGTGCATTCGGTCGTGTTTGGCGGTTTCTCCCCGGATGCCCTGCGTGACCGTATCCTGGATGCCGATTGCCGCACAGTGATTACCGCCGATGAAGGCGTGCGCGGCGGCAAATACGTGGCGCTCAAGGCCAACGTCGACAAGGCCCTGCAAAGCTGCCCGGCCGTCAGCACAGTGGTGGTGGTCGAGCGCACCCAGGGCGAGATCGACTGGGTAGAGGGCCGCGACATCTGGTATCACGAGGCCCTGCGTGAAGCCTCCGCCGATTGCCCGCCAGAGCCGATGGATGCCGAGGACCCGCTGTTTATCCTCTACACCTCCGGTTCCACCGGCAAACCCAAGGGCGTGCTGCACAGCACCGGCGGCTATCTGTTGATGGCGGCCATGACCCACAAATACGTGTTCGACTACCACGAAGGCGATATCTACTGGTGCACCGCCGACGTCGGCTGGGTCACCGGGCACAGCTATATCGTTTACGGCCCACTGGCCAACGGCGCCACCAGCCTGATCTTCGAAGGCGTGCCCAACTACCCGGACGCCTCACGCTTCTGGCAGGTGATCGACAAGCATCAGGTGAATATCTTCTACACCGCCCCCACCGCCCTGCGCGCGCTGATGCGTGAGGGAAGCGGCCCGGTCGAATGCACCGAGCGCACCAGCCTGCGTTTGCTCGGCAGCGTCGGCGAGCCGATCAACCCAGAAGCCTGGGAGTGGTATTACAACGTAGTCGGCGAACGCCGTTGCCCGATCGTCGACACCTGGTGGCAGACCGAAACCGGCGCCATCCTGATCACCCCGCTGCCCGGCGCCACGGTTCTGAAACCCGGCTCGGCGACCCGGCCGTTCTTTGGCGTGCAACCGGTGCTGCTGGATGAACAGGGCAAGGAGATCGAGGGCCCCGGTGCCGGCGTACTGGCGATCAAGGACAGCTGGCCGAGCCAGATCCGCAGCGTCTACGGCGACCACCAGCGGATGATCGACACCTACCTGAAGCCCTACCCCGGCTACTACTTCAGCGGCGACGGCGCGCGCCGCGACGAGGATGGTTACTACTGGATCACCGGGCGCGTGGACGACGTGATCAACGTCTCCGGCCACCGCATCGGCACCGCCGAGGTGGAAAGCGCACTGGTGCTGCACGACGCCGTCGCCGAAGCCGCGGTGGTCGGCTACCCACACGACCTCAAGGGCCAGGGCATCTACGCCTTCGTCACGCCAATGAACGGCGTGGAAATCAACGATGCACTGAAGAAAGAGCTGCTGGCCCTGGTCGGCAAGGAAATCGGCAGTTTCGCCAAGCCCGAGCTGATCCAGTGGGCACCTGGTCTGCCGAAAACCCGTTCAGGCAAGATCATGCGGCGCATCCTGCGCAAGATCGCCTGCAACGAGCTGGAAAACATGGGCGATACCTCGACCCTGGCCGACCCGACGGTGGTCAACGGCCTGATCGAGCAGCGCCTGAACCGGTAG
- a CDS encoding oxygenase MpaB family protein, producing the protein MEFLRRRIESQVLSLSGIALGQIDFENPKGDPGLFGPDSVSWQVHGDFTSMLIGGISALLLQALHPLALAGVWDHSNFREDLLGRLRRTGQFISGTTYGSRADADWLIDKVKTIHLQVTGTAPDGRDYAASDPALLTWVHVAEVHSFLQAHLRYRNPQLSEADQDRYYAEIALIAERLGATQVPRSRAEVATYLASIRSELRCDERSLEILRILLNAPAPSALAAPAAKLLMQAGIDLLPEWAQQMLGQQISPARSRMIHSGVHSLAPALRWAVRGGAIHRAHRRLNLPPR; encoded by the coding sequence ATGGAATTTTTGCGCCGCCGTATCGAAAGCCAAGTTCTTAGTCTCAGCGGTATCGCCTTGGGGCAAATCGACTTCGAAAACCCCAAGGGTGATCCCGGCCTGTTCGGCCCCGATTCGGTGAGCTGGCAGGTACATGGCGACTTCACTAGCATGCTGATCGGCGGTATCAGCGCTCTACTGCTGCAAGCCTTGCACCCCCTGGCTCTGGCCGGGGTGTGGGACCACTCGAACTTTCGTGAAGACCTGCTCGGTCGCCTGCGCCGCACCGGACAGTTTATTTCCGGCACCACCTACGGCTCTCGCGCCGATGCCGACTGGCTGATCGACAAGGTCAAGACCATTCACCTCCAGGTCACAGGCACCGCCCCGGATGGTCGCGACTACGCTGCCAGTGACCCGGCGCTGTTGACCTGGGTACATGTGGCCGAGGTGCACAGCTTTCTCCAGGCCCACCTGCGTTACCGCAATCCACAGCTGAGTGAGGCCGACCAGGATCGCTACTACGCAGAAATTGCCCTGATCGCCGAACGCCTGGGCGCCACCCAGGTGCCGCGCTCACGCGCCGAGGTCGCGACCTACCTGGCCTCGATACGCTCCGAGCTGCGCTGCGATGAACGCTCGCTGGAGATTCTACGCATCCTGCTCAACGCCCCGGCACCTAGCGCCCTCGCCGCCCCGGCGGCCAAGCTGCTGATGCAGGCCGGTATCGACCTGCTGCCGGAGTGGGCGCAGCAGATGCTCGGCCAGCAAATCAGTCCTGCGCGCAGCCGAATGATCCATAGCGGCGTGCACAGCCTGGCCCCAGCGCTGCGCTGGGCGGTACGTGGCGGCGCCATTCACCGCGCGCACCGGCGTCTGAATCTGCCACCGCGCTGA
- a CDS encoding acetyl-CoA C-acetyltransferase, whose amino-acid sequence MQDVVIVAATRTAIGSFQGSLANIPAPELGAAVIRRLLEQTGLDGAQVDEVILGQVLTAGSGQNPARQAAILAGLPHAVPALTLNKVCGSGLKALHLGAQAIRCGDAEVIIAGGMENMSLSPYVMPGARTGLRMGHGKVIDTMITDGLWDSFNDYHMGITAENLVDKYNISREEQDAFAAASQQKAVAAIEAGRFVDEITPIMIPQRKGDPIAFATDEQPRAGTTAESLGKLKPAFKKDGSVTAGNASSLNDGASAVLLMSAAKAQILGLPVLAKIASYANAGVDPAIMGIGPVGATQRCLAKAGWQLSDLDLIEANEAFAAQALAVGKELGWDASKVNVNGGAIALGHPIGGSGCRVLVTLLHEMIKRDAKKGLATLCIGGGQGVALAIERA is encoded by the coding sequence ATGCAAGACGTCGTCATCGTTGCCGCCACCCGCACCGCCATCGGCAGCTTCCAGGGTTCACTGGCGAATATCCCGGCACCGGAACTGGGCGCAGCGGTGATCCGCCGCCTGCTGGAGCAGACCGGCCTGGATGGCGCACAGGTCGACGAAGTAATCCTCGGCCAGGTGTTGACCGCCGGCAGCGGGCAGAATCCGGCGCGGCAGGCCGCCATCCTCGCCGGCCTGCCGCACGCCGTACCGGCCCTGACCCTGAACAAGGTTTGCGGCTCGGGCCTCAAAGCCCTGCACCTGGGTGCCCAGGCCATTCGCTGCGGCGACGCCGAGGTGATCATCGCCGGCGGTATGGAGAACATGAGCCTCTCCCCTTACGTCATGCCCGGCGCCCGCACCGGCCTGCGCATGGGCCACGGGAAGGTCATCGATACGATGATCACTGACGGCCTGTGGGATTCCTTCAACGACTACCACATGGGCATCACTGCCGAGAACCTGGTCGACAAATACAACATCAGCCGCGAAGAGCAGGACGCCTTCGCCGCCGCCTCGCAGCAGAAAGCCGTGGCCGCTATCGAGGCCGGGCGCTTTGTCGATGAAATCACCCCGATCATGATTCCGCAGCGCAAGGGCGACCCAATCGCCTTCGCCACCGACGAACAGCCGCGCGCCGGCACCACAGCCGAGTCCTTGGGCAAACTCAAACCGGCCTTCAAGAAGGACGGCAGCGTCACCGCCGGCAACGCCTCCAGCCTCAACGACGGCGCTTCCGCCGTGCTGCTGATGAGCGCCGCCAAAGCCCAGATCCTGGGCCTGCCGGTACTGGCGAAGATCGCCAGCTACGCCAATGCCGGTGTCGATCCGGCGATCATGGGGATCGGCCCAGTCGGCGCCACTCAGCGCTGCTTGGCCAAGGCCGGCTGGCAACTGAGTGATCTGGACCTGATCGAAGCCAACGAAGCCTTCGCCGCCCAAGCGCTGGCAGTGGGTAAGGAGCTGGGCTGGGATGCCAGCAAGGTCAACGTCAACGGCGGCGCCATCGCCCTCGGCCATCCGATTGGCGGCTCCGGCTGCCGCGTGCTAGTCACCCTGCTGCACGAGATGATCAAGCGCGACGCCAAGAAAGGCCTCGCCACCCTGTGCATCGGTGGCGGCCAGGGCGTGGCATTGGCTATCGAACGGGCCTGA